From Aureibacillus halotolerans, a single genomic window includes:
- a CDS encoding PDZ domain-containing protein, translated as MEYVIEGLFGIGGFFLQPLLYVLILAAAIQGWWRVQRERRMFNTRIQDAIHELLHLLWPSSLAALVVSAVVLLFGVGVETNALWLFSLLVGIVALCGGSGFLSAAYTFSVLIFLGWTGQVSGLVPDWMFISPATTLSLALLMALLLWAEWWLIRRKQTASASPTIHRSKRGKWKGRQSVKRVWLLPVMLLVPSGEGVLAFGDYWPLLSLPIVPDFPVHFLLFPLPIGLHTSVEGVAKPQLKDGLSQKVAWLALFVSALAIGALYFPLLSLLAAIIAIGGRLTITMVSRNNDRRKSPYYTISNEGLRVLAILPGTPAEDMEILVGELIQRVNDQSVTSENEFYDALHINRAYTKMQVSDQRGEPRFVQRAFFENDHYSLGLLFVPADKEVPTDIDE; from the coding sequence GTGGAATACGTAATTGAAGGTTTGTTCGGAATCGGCGGCTTTTTTCTTCAACCATTGCTTTATGTGCTTATCCTCGCTGCCGCGATCCAAGGGTGGTGGCGCGTTCAGCGAGAGCGACGAATGTTTAACACGCGTATACAAGACGCCATACACGAGCTCTTGCACTTGCTTTGGCCATCATCTCTAGCAGCTTTAGTCGTGAGTGCAGTAGTGTTGCTTTTTGGTGTTGGCGTTGAAACCAATGCATTATGGTTATTTTCCTTGCTTGTAGGCATTGTGGCGTTGTGTGGCGGAAGTGGATTTTTATCGGCAGCCTATACGTTCAGCGTACTGATTTTTTTAGGATGGACAGGGCAAGTAAGTGGTCTGGTACCAGACTGGATGTTTATTTCGCCGGCAACAACCCTTTCATTAGCGCTACTGATGGCACTGCTTCTTTGGGCAGAGTGGTGGCTCATCCGCAGGAAACAAACGGCCTCGGCCTCGCCTACGATCCATCGAAGTAAGCGAGGAAAATGGAAAGGGAGACAAAGCGTGAAGCGAGTATGGCTGCTCCCTGTCATGCTGCTCGTTCCTAGTGGCGAAGGCGTGCTTGCCTTTGGAGATTACTGGCCATTGCTTTCATTGCCCATTGTTCCTGATTTCCCAGTGCATTTTCTACTATTTCCTCTTCCGATTGGCTTACATACAAGTGTTGAAGGTGTCGCAAAGCCCCAACTCAAAGATGGGCTATCACAAAAGGTTGCTTGGTTGGCCTTATTCGTCAGTGCTTTGGCAATAGGTGCGCTATATTTTCCTCTTCTCAGCTTGCTCGCTGCCATTATTGCCATTGGTGGTCGCTTAACTATTACGATGGTTAGTCGAAACAATGACCGCAGGAAAAGCCCATATTATACAATTTCTAATGAGGGTTTGCGTGTTCTGGCTATCCTGCCAGGCACACCGGCAGAGGATATGGAGATTCTAGTAGGTGAGTTGATACAGCGCGTCAATGACCAGTCTGTGACGTCGGAAAATGAGTTTTATGACGCCCTACATATCAATCGGGCCTATACAAAAATGCAGGTGAGCGATCAACGAGGAGAGCCTCGATTCGTCCAACGCGCTTTTTTTGAAAACGATCATTACTCACTAGGTCTTCTTTTTGTTCCTGCTGACAAGGAAGTCCCTACTGATATCGATGAATAG
- the ftsX gene encoding permease-like cell division protein FtsX: MKARTLGRHMKEGLKNLGRNGWMTFASISAVTVTLLLVGTFLIFLSIFNSTADSVEQDVTLQVLIDLEATTEQMEVLENNIRELSRVGSVEYSSKEEELDRFIEDLGEQGKAYAGMKQRGENPLNDVFYVKPNVPRDINLVQQSIDEMDHVFETHYRESTVNRLFTFMEYARYTGIALTIGLLFTAMFLISNTIKITIISRRKEIEIMKLVGATNAFIRWPFFLEGLFLGVLGALVPILALGTGYYYLVGILIDQSIIVLPELTSLISSLTLILIGLGVVIGVWGSLVSVRKFLKV, translated from the coding sequence ATGAAAGCTAGAACCCTAGGCAGACACATGAAAGAAGGCCTGAAAAACCTGGGGCGGAACGGCTGGATGACCTTTGCCTCCATTTCGGCAGTAACCGTAACACTATTATTGGTAGGGACATTTCTTATCTTCCTGTCCATTTTTAATTCGACAGCTGACTCGGTTGAACAGGACGTCACGCTTCAGGTGCTCATCGATTTGGAAGCGACGACTGAACAGATGGAGGTCCTGGAAAACAATATTAGGGAGCTATCCAGGGTTGGCTCGGTTGAGTATTCCTCTAAGGAAGAAGAGCTTGACCGGTTTATCGAGGATTTAGGTGAGCAAGGAAAAGCCTATGCAGGCATGAAACAAAGGGGTGAGAACCCTTTGAATGATGTCTTCTATGTAAAGCCAAACGTACCGCGAGATATAAATCTCGTTCAACAGTCGATTGACGAAATGGATCACGTGTTTGAAACGCATTATCGAGAGAGCACAGTTAACAGATTGTTTACGTTTATGGAGTATGCTCGCTATACAGGAATTGCTCTAACCATTGGTCTTTTATTTACAGCGATGTTTCTCATATCAAACACGATCAAAATTACGATCATCTCACGACGAAAAGAAATTGAAATTATGAAGCTTGTCGGAGCAACCAATGCATTTATAAGATGGCCGTTTTTCTTGGAAGGTTTGTTTTTGGGCGTATTAGGTGCTTTAGTGCCTATTTTAGCTCTTGGAACCGGGTATTATTACTTAGTCGGAATCCTCATTGATCAATCCATTATTGTTTTGCCAGAGTTAACCTCATTAATTTCTTCATTAACACTTATCTTAATTGGCCTCGGTGTAGTGATTGGTGTCTGGGGAAGCTTGGTGTCCGTGCGAAAGTTCTTAAAAGTGTAA
- a CDS encoding ABC transporter substrate-binding protein — MKRNFFIAALLMISFSLVASGCSSAPTVGTGGGEIKELTFTAWGNPAELDVYQRAVDEFNELEDGIEVTLVPSPSGTYDQSLVTRLQGGQAPDVFYISDTQIGFLVNNDTLLPLSEFLQSDQSYVDLTEFPDTVWGPAKMEGTIYALPPDTNPNLLYYNETIFEELGIPSPQQFYENGEWTWDTFTEVAEQLKAGGKYAFVQDANATGIYNWVWANGGQMFDEEGNVVIDKDPKTEEAFHYMRSLIDNDYAMFAGSLPQGQGQEALFLSKQVAMVAAGRWLTPMFLEAENLEFDYVPFPTNGDVEQKSFISIAYMGVNKDTPYPEAAKKFASFYTSTRGQKVRLSDNGNAVPSVNTLDDIIEGAPPEHAYYLNQSRKHGQVLNHEARIPSLSVELQDIYELMFIQEKSVEETLKDAGEMARFMKKAQAEDLED; from the coding sequence ATGAAACGTAACTTTTTTATCGCAGCGCTGTTAATGATCAGTTTTAGTTTAGTAGCTTCTGGATGTTCTTCGGCGCCAACAGTGGGAACTGGAGGAGGCGAGATAAAGGAGCTAACCTTTACCGCGTGGGGCAATCCTGCAGAGCTTGACGTGTATCAACGTGCAGTGGATGAGTTTAATGAGCTGGAGGACGGTATTGAGGTCACCCTTGTCCCTTCCCCTTCTGGAACGTATGATCAGTCGCTCGTTACACGATTGCAAGGGGGGCAAGCACCGGATGTTTTTTATATAAGCGACACACAAATTGGCTTCCTTGTGAACAACGACACGCTGCTGCCACTTTCAGAGTTTTTGCAGAGCGATCAAAGCTATGTCGATTTGACTGAATTTCCAGATACAGTTTGGGGGCCAGCTAAAATGGAAGGAACCATTTACGCGCTTCCTCCTGACACGAACCCCAATCTGTTGTATTACAACGAAACGATCTTTGAAGAGCTGGGCATCCCCTCACCGCAGCAATTCTATGAAAATGGAGAGTGGACTTGGGACACGTTTACAGAGGTGGCAGAGCAATTAAAAGCTGGTGGGAAATATGCCTTTGTCCAGGATGCGAACGCCACAGGCATTTACAATTGGGTGTGGGCGAATGGCGGACAAATGTTTGATGAGGAAGGCAATGTTGTGATCGATAAAGACCCGAAAACAGAAGAAGCCTTTCACTACATGCGCTCTCTTATCGACAATGACTATGCGATGTTTGCTGGATCACTTCCACAAGGGCAAGGACAAGAAGCGTTGTTTTTGTCGAAACAGGTGGCTATGGTCGCGGCTGGGAGATGGCTAACGCCAATGTTTCTCGAGGCTGAGAATTTGGAATTTGATTATGTGCCATTTCCAACCAATGGTGATGTGGAGCAAAAATCGTTTATTTCAATCGCTTATATGGGCGTCAATAAAGACACGCCCTATCCAGAAGCTGCCAAGAAATTTGCGAGCTTTTACACATCGACTCGAGGACAAAAGGTGCGGCTTTCAGATAACGGAAATGCCGTTCCATCTGTAAACACATTAGATGACATTATTGAAGGCGCACCGCCTGAGCATGCTTACTATTTAAACCAATCTCGGAAACATGGACAAGTGCTAAATCATGAAGCGAGGATTCCCAGTTTGTCCGTAGAGCTTCAAGATATTTATGAGTTGATGTTCATACAGGAAAAAAGTGTAGAAGAGACATTAAAAGACGCCGGAGAGATGGCACGCTTTATGAAGAAAGCACAGGCTGAGGATTTAGAGGACTAA
- the prfB gene encoding peptide chain release factor 2 (programmed frameshift) gives MDMAETKQLLEKLEARLQDFRGSLDLAGKEKKIAELEEVMAQPEFWNDQQEAQKTINETNALKDIAGKFSELQEVYENQQISYELVKEEDDEELRLDLEKELTQLNKDFNEFELELLLSEPHDKNNAILELHPGAGGTESQDWASMLLRMYTRWAERRGFKVETLDYLPGEEAGVKSVTLMIKGHNSYGYLKAEKGVHRLVRISPFDSSGRRHTSFVSCEVMPEFNDEIEIDIRTEDIKVDTYRASGAGGQHVNTTDSAVRITHVPTNSVVTCQSERSQIKNRDHAMKMLKAKLYQLRIEEQEKELAEIRGEQKEIGWGSQIRSYVFHPYSMVKDHRTNVEVGNVQGVMDGDIDSFIDGYLRSRLGE, from the exons ATGGACATGGCAGAAACGAAACAACTTCTCGAAAAACTTGAGGCAAGGCTTCAAGATTTCAGGGGGTCTCTT GACCTCGCTGGCAAAGAAAAAAAGATCGCTGAATTAGAAGAGGTTATGGCGCAACCGGAATTTTGGAATGACCAGCAGGAAGCGCAAAAGACGATTAACGAAACGAATGCCCTTAAGGACATTGCGGGGAAGTTTAGCGAATTACAAGAGGTCTATGAAAATCAACAGATCTCCTATGAGCTTGTTAAAGAAGAAGATGATGAAGAGCTGCGTCTTGATCTTGAAAAAGAGCTCACACAATTGAATAAAGACTTTAATGAATTTGAATTGGAGCTTTTATTAAGTGAGCCTCATGATAAAAATAATGCCATTTTAGAGCTGCATCCAGGCGCTGGAGGCACGGAATCCCAAGACTGGGCATCCATGTTGCTACGGATGTACACACGTTGGGCTGAGCGACGAGGTTTTAAGGTAGAAACGCTCGACTATCTGCCTGGTGAGGAAGCTGGTGTGAAAAGCGTTACGCTTATGATTAAAGGCCACAATAGTTACGGGTATTTGAAAGCCGAGAAAGGTGTTCACCGCCTTGTTCGTATCTCGCCTTTTGATTCTTCTGGGCGCCGTCATACGTCCTTCGTTTCGTGTGAGGTCATGCCAGAGTTTAATGATGAAATTGAAATTGATATTCGAACCGAGGATATAAAAGTGGATACGTATCGTGCTAGTGGGGCTGGCGGTCAGCACGTCAATACGACCGACTCTGCTGTGCGAATTACCCACGTGCCTACAAACAGTGTAGTTACCTGTCAGTCCGAGCGGTCTCAAATTAAAAACCGTGACCATGCGATGAAAATGCTGAAGGCCAAGCTGTATCAATTGAGAATTGAGGAACAAGAAAAAGAGCTTGCGGAAATCCGTGGCGAACAAAAGGAAATCGGTTGGGGCAGCCAAATTCGCTCCTATGTCTTCCACCCATACTCTATGGTCAAGGATCATCGTACGAACGTTGAAGTAGGCAATGTGCAAGGTGTCATGGATGGTGACATTGACTCCTTTATCGATGGCTATTTACGATCACGTCTCGGTGAATAA
- a CDS encoding S41 family peptidase, translating to MKMSAAVALMILCLFLGAGGTYWAVGDTMKEKAAAYDKLASSQDSTATEQADNGEDAALQFQKLQQVYNSIEANYVEDVSGQELMDGAIQGMVGSLEDDFSAYMDVESSQQLMESLESSFEGIGAEVSMMDGRVTIVSPIKDSPAEKEGLMPNDKIISVDGEPLDGLSLQEAVNKIRGEKGSVVTLEILRAGSSETVDVEVTRDTIPIETVYSRTETVDGKAIGVIEITSFAEETAADFAAQLEALEAEDIEGLVIDVRGNPGGYLQSVVDIAGEIIPKDDPFLQEENRNGEKTPYFTDLTDAKPYPIVGLIDRGSASASEILAGALKENAGYELVGESSFGKGTVQKVIPLEDGSSLKLTMQKWLTPDGNWIHEKGIEPTIPVEQPAYYYTHPLAIEEPLKQDSTGSAIENAQLMLKGLGFDPGRTDGYFSTETTSAVKAFQQENNIEASGELTAETGELLQQSLVEKIRSQEGDKQLDKALDVVSQ from the coding sequence ATCAAAATGAGTGCAGCGGTCGCTCTAATGATCCTGTGCCTCTTCCTTGGTGCAGGTGGTACATACTGGGCCGTAGGGGATACGATGAAAGAAAAAGCAGCTGCGTATGACAAGCTTGCCTCTAGTCAGGATTCTACGGCAACTGAGCAAGCCGATAATGGAGAAGACGCTGCCCTGCAATTTCAAAAACTACAGCAGGTGTACAATTCCATTGAAGCGAATTATGTAGAGGACGTGTCTGGCCAGGAATTAATGGATGGTGCCATCCAAGGTATGGTCGGTTCACTAGAAGACGACTTTTCAGCCTACATGGATGTTGAATCATCCCAGCAGCTCATGGAATCATTAGAATCCTCCTTTGAAGGAATTGGTGCAGAGGTCAGCATGATGGATGGACGTGTAACCATCGTATCGCCAATCAAAGATTCACCTGCAGAAAAAGAAGGGCTCATGCCTAATGACAAAATCATTAGCGTGGACGGTGAACCTTTAGATGGCCTGTCACTTCAGGAAGCAGTAAATAAAATTAGAGGCGAAAAAGGCAGTGTCGTGACCCTTGAGATCTTAAGAGCTGGGTCGAGCGAAACTGTGGATGTTGAAGTAACTAGAGATACAATTCCGATTGAAACCGTTTATTCTAGAACCGAAACTGTCGATGGAAAAGCTATCGGTGTAATTGAAATTACCTCATTCGCTGAGGAGACGGCAGCTGACTTCGCTGCACAGCTTGAAGCATTAGAAGCTGAAGACATTGAAGGACTTGTCATTGATGTCCGCGGAAATCCAGGTGGATATTTGCAAAGCGTTGTAGATATTGCGGGAGAGATTATTCCTAAAGATGACCCTTTTTTACAAGAAGAAAACAGAAATGGGGAGAAGACTCCGTATTTCACCGACTTAACAGACGCGAAGCCTTATCCAATTGTAGGCCTAATTGATAGAGGAAGCGCCTCTGCTTCAGAGATTCTAGCCGGTGCACTTAAAGAAAATGCGGGATACGAGCTTGTTGGTGAGTCTTCGTTTGGAAAAGGCACTGTACAAAAGGTTATTCCTCTTGAAGACGGCAGCAGTCTGAAATTGACGATGCAAAAATGGTTAACACCGGATGGAAATTGGATTCACGAGAAAGGCATTGAGCCAACGATTCCAGTTGAACAGCCAGCTTACTATTATACGCATCCATTGGCCATTGAAGAGCCACTGAAGCAAGATTCTACAGGTAGTGCGATTGAAAACGCACAGCTGATGTTAAAAGGTTTAGGCTTCGATCCTGGACGCACAGATGGTTATTTTTCAACGGAAACGACAAGTGCGGTCAAAGCGTTTCAACAGGAAAATAACATCGAAGCAAGCGGTGAACTAACGGCAGAGACAGGTGAACTGTTGCAACAAAGCCTAGTTGAAAAGATTCGTTCTCAAGAAGGAGACAAACAGCTGGACAAGGCGCTTGATGTGGTATCGCAATAA
- the cccB gene encoding cytochrome c551, with the protein MKKELMALLFGTTLVLAACGGGSGEEDQAPSDDTSDTTEQADDNDGDSASGADADTTAVAEEVFAQNCASCHGSNLEGGMGPALSEIGAKYSEDEILNIIKEGPGNMPKNAAEGADAEAVAAWLAGKK; encoded by the coding sequence ATGAAAAAAGAACTGATGGCATTGTTGTTTGGGACAACTCTAGTGTTAGCAGCTTGCGGCGGAGGAAGCGGCGAAGAGGATCAAGCACCTTCTGACGATACTTCGGACACGACCGAACAAGCAGACGACAACGATGGTGATTCTGCTTCAGGAGCGGATGCAGACACGACCGCTGTAGCAGAGGAAGTGTTTGCACAAAACTGTGCGTCTTGCCACGGCAGTAATTTAGAAGGCGGCATGGGGCCAGCCCTCTCAGAAATTGGGGCAAAATACAGCGAAGATGAAATTTTGAACATAATTAAAGAAGGTCCAGGCAACATGCCTAAAAATGCAGCGGAAGGCGCAGATGCTGAAGCTGTTGCAGCATGGTTGGCGGGTAAAAAATAA
- a CDS encoding murein hydrolase activator EnvC family protein — MKQNQQQQSEVNDSQQNTDEDLSENQGEQSKVDQQIRALDEKISALSKQIRTKETEIADTKAAIKALQEEIAELKERIKERDAILKQKLRSIQQNGGQLNYLDVLVGASDFSEFVTRANNVSRIAEFDKNMMDQQIADKEALEVKENEVQLKLENLEEQLAELETLNQQLNVQREEKSKLMEQLQVEEHALHEKKQSLEEEEAILKAQEAAIQTEIQNWERQERLRKQREAEARAAAERAAAARNSNQPSAYSGGGEKPPVTSGMFMRPANGPVTSEYGMRWGELHAGIDIGKRGGHVPAVAVADGTVFRSYYSSSYGNVVFVTHNINGQVYTSVYAHMENRTVSSGTSVSKGDTLGYLGNTGYSLGAHLHFELHVGPWNGRKSNSVNPRSYINF; from the coding sequence ATGAAACAAAATCAGCAACAACAAAGTGAAGTTAATGATTCACAACAAAATACAGATGAAGATCTCAGTGAAAACCAGGGCGAACAATCGAAGGTCGACCAACAAATTCGTGCCCTCGATGAAAAAATCTCAGCATTGTCTAAGCAAATTCGTACAAAAGAAACGGAGATTGCCGATACAAAGGCTGCTATTAAAGCCTTGCAAGAGGAAATCGCTGAGTTGAAAGAACGAATTAAAGAACGCGATGCAATCCTGAAGCAAAAGCTACGATCTATTCAGCAGAATGGCGGACAGCTTAACTATTTGGATGTGTTGGTTGGAGCAAGTGACTTTTCCGAATTTGTCACGAGAGCCAATAATGTTAGTCGAATTGCAGAATTTGACAAAAACATGATGGATCAGCAAATTGCAGACAAAGAAGCGCTTGAAGTGAAAGAAAATGAAGTTCAGCTGAAGCTTGAGAATCTTGAAGAACAACTTGCAGAGCTTGAAACTCTCAACCAGCAGTTGAACGTGCAACGTGAAGAGAAAAGCAAGCTTATGGAGCAGTTGCAGGTTGAAGAGCATGCGCTTCATGAGAAAAAGCAATCCCTTGAAGAAGAAGAAGCGATTCTAAAAGCACAGGAAGCCGCTATCCAAACGGAGATTCAGAACTGGGAGCGTCAAGAACGATTGCGCAAACAACGTGAAGCAGAGGCGAGAGCAGCTGCTGAAAGAGCAGCCGCTGCAAGGAACTCAAACCAGCCGTCAGCGTATAGCGGTGGAGGAGAGAAACCTCCAGTAACATCTGGAATGTTCATGCGCCCAGCGAACGGCCCGGTGACTTCTGAGTATGGAATGCGTTGGGGAGAATTGCACGCAGGCATTGACATTGGCAAACGTGGCGGTCATGTTCCGGCAGTCGCTGTTGCAGATGGAACTGTTTTTCGCTCGTATTACTCAAGCTCGTATGGTAATGTAGTATTTGTCACCCACAACATTAACGGTCAGGTGTATACGTCCGTTTATGCGCATATGGAAAATCGAACGGTAAGCTCTGGAACTTCAGTATCAAAAGGAGATACGTTAGGTTATTTAGGAAATACTGGTTACTCGCTAGGCGCCCATTTGCATTTTGAACTGCATGTTGGTCCTTGGAACGGACGGAAGTCCAATTCGGTCAATCCGAGAAGCTACATTAACTTCTAA
- the ftsE gene encoding cell division ATP-binding protein FtsE has product MIKMKEVHKTYGNGVVALSGISVDIQQSEFVYIVGPSGAGKSTFMKMMYREEKPTSGTIEINGVDLKTIKDRQIPQLRRNIGVIFQDFKLLQTLTVYENIAFALEVTEEYPKQIKRKVMDVLDLVRLKHKARFLPHELSGGEQQRVSIARSIVNRPKVVVADEPTGNLDPATSWSIMDVLEEINDRGTTVLMATHNKEIVNTVKKRVIAVENGRIARDELRGVYGYES; this is encoded by the coding sequence ATGATTAAAATGAAGGAAGTACATAAGACGTATGGCAACGGAGTCGTTGCACTTTCAGGGATATCTGTTGATATACAACAAAGCGAATTTGTCTATATCGTTGGTCCGAGCGGTGCAGGAAAATCGACATTTATGAAAATGATGTACCGTGAGGAAAAGCCCACATCAGGAACCATTGAAATTAATGGGGTCGACCTTAAAACAATTAAAGATCGCCAAATTCCTCAGCTGAGACGAAATATTGGCGTTATCTTTCAGGATTTTAAGCTTCTACAAACACTTACAGTCTATGAAAATATTGCTTTTGCTCTTGAAGTAACAGAGGAGTATCCGAAACAGATAAAACGTAAAGTGATGGATGTTCTTGATCTAGTAAGGCTAAAACACAAGGCGCGTTTTTTGCCTCATGAGCTTTCTGGAGGGGAGCAGCAACGAGTATCGATTGCGCGTTCCATCGTTAATCGGCCAAAAGTGGTCGTTGCTGATGAACCTACGGGGAATCTTGATCCTGCCACGTCCTGGAGTATTATGGACGTGTTAGAAGAGATTAATGACCGTGGAACGACAGTGTTAATGGCTACGCATAATAAAGAAATCGTAAACACCGTAAAAAAGCGCGTCATCGCGGTCGAAAATGGTCGCATTGCCAGGGACGAGCTACGAGGAGTGTACGGTTATGAAAGCTAG
- a CDS encoding carbohydrate ABC transporter permease, whose protein sequence is MHNRSRRKWGYLLIAPQLIGLIAFSFIPLLFAFGLSLTDWNGFGSPEFVGIENFILQFQNPAFKTALENTLYYSLLYIPTSIFLALLVALALNNSKGKSVYRFCFFAPVVTSSVSISVIWMWIYNAEIGIINQFLANFGINGPDWISSTTWVIPSIAILSIWWQLGYNMVIFLAGLKGISKTYYEAAEMDGASPIRKFFTITLPLLSPTTFFVAIMSVITSFQVFDQAFVMTNGGPGKGSYTLVFHVYDSAFRKFDFGASASAAVILFVFILIFTLIQFAGSKRWVHYEG, encoded by the coding sequence ATGCACAATCGATCGCGTCGAAAATGGGGGTACTTGCTAATTGCCCCGCAACTCATTGGGCTGATTGCTTTTTCATTTATTCCTTTATTGTTTGCTTTCGGATTAAGCTTAACGGATTGGAATGGTTTTGGTTCACCAGAATTTGTTGGCATAGAGAACTTTATTCTTCAATTTCAAAACCCAGCCTTTAAAACAGCACTTGAGAACACATTGTATTATTCATTACTCTATATACCAACGAGTATTTTTCTAGCCCTGCTTGTTGCGCTTGCTTTAAATAATAGTAAAGGCAAAAGCGTTTACCGTTTTTGCTTCTTCGCTCCAGTTGTCACGAGTTCTGTATCCATCTCGGTGATCTGGATGTGGATTTACAATGCAGAGATCGGCATTATCAATCAATTTCTAGCGAACTTTGGCATCAATGGACCCGACTGGATTTCGAGCACAACCTGGGTCATCCCTTCCATTGCCATCCTCAGTATTTGGTGGCAACTCGGCTACAACATGGTCATCTTTTTAGCAGGACTAAAAGGCATTTCCAAAACATACTATGAAGCCGCAGAAATGGACGGTGCCTCACCGATTCGCAAGTTTTTCACTATTACGCTACCTTTGCTTTCCCCAACCACTTTTTTTGTGGCGATTATGAGTGTCATCACATCGTTTCAGGTCTTTGATCAAGCTTTTGTTATGACGAATGGAGGACCAGGGAAGGGGAGCTACACGCTTGTGTTTCATGTGTACGATTCTGCCTTTCGTAAGTTCGACTTTGGAGCAAGTGCCTCCGCAGCGGTCATTTTATTTGTTTTCATTTTAATCTTTACACTCATTCAGTTTGCAGGGTCGAAAAGGTGGGTTCACTATGAGGGCTAA
- a CDS encoding carbohydrate ABC transporter permease, producing the protein MRAKTTELDRVNEQTQTQSQTRRVRGGRILLHIILIVASSLMVAPFLWMVLSSFKTFAEIVSVPPTLIPSQFIWENFTNSLQAMPFGRAYFNSFYISILVVGTQMITASMAAYAFAKLSFPGREALFLLFLSTMMVPMQVTLIPLYLIMEWLGWLNTHLSVIVPNAIFNAFGVFLLRQFIRGIPDDVEEAAVIDGANPMRIYWHVILPLVRPALAAFGIFAFIQIYNNFIQPLVFLSSPELYTVPLLLNYFKGLYAADWALLMAGTTISVVPVLLVYVFAQRQIIEGIALTGSKG; encoded by the coding sequence ATGAGGGCTAAAACGACAGAATTGGATCGTGTTAACGAACAGACTCAGACACAATCACAAACGAGGCGTGTGCGCGGGGGACGCATTCTGCTACACATCATCCTTATCGTTGCGTCTTCCCTTATGGTCGCTCCATTTTTATGGATGGTGTTAAGTTCCTTTAAAACTTTTGCCGAAATTGTTTCTGTTCCTCCAACGCTTATTCCTTCCCAATTTATTTGGGAGAATTTCACGAATTCACTTCAGGCGATGCCTTTTGGTCGCGCCTATTTCAACTCGTTTTATATTTCTATCCTTGTTGTGGGGACACAGATGATCACGGCCTCAATGGCAGCCTATGCTTTCGCAAAATTGTCCTTCCCTGGTCGAGAAGCGTTGTTTTTGCTGTTTCTATCCACAATGATGGTGCCGATGCAAGTGACATTGATTCCGCTTTATCTAATTATGGAATGGTTGGGGTGGCTCAACACCCATCTTTCTGTCATTGTACCAAACGCGATTTTTAATGCCTTCGGTGTGTTCTTGCTTCGCCAATTTATCCGAGGCATTCCAGATGATGTCGAAGAAGCCGCTGTTATTGATGGAGCAAATCCAATGCGCATATACTGGCATGTGATCTTGCCGCTCGTTCGACCAGCGCTTGCCGCCTTTGGCATCTTTGCGTTCATCCAAATTTACAATAACTTTATTCAGCCACTCGTCTTTCTTTCTTCACCAGAGCTGTACACCGTGCCATTGCTCCTGAATTATTTTAAAGGGCTATACGCAGCGGATTGGGCTCTGCTCATGGCAGGGACGACAATCTCAGTCGTTCCGGTCCTACTGGTGTATGTCTTTGCGCAACGGCAGATTATTGAAGGGATAGCGTTAACCGGTAGCAAAGGATGA